In one Nicotiana sylvestris chromosome 8, ASM39365v2, whole genome shotgun sequence genomic region, the following are encoded:
- the LOC138874658 gene encoding uncharacterized protein: MAELKARWATKTEERRQYLNQLKRDHEKIVANLKRKVVALEGKAVRQARDFETESGYCYNLAKITCLQGDTDHVSRDREAFIEFRRVPPRSKHVYVGNNAKLEVKGIGTFRMDMRGGRSLMLHDVLYVPEIRRNLVSVSVLLDLDFNLNFSRSGLRIT, translated from the exons atggcagaacttaaagcacgGTGGGCGACAAaaaccgaagagcgtcgccaatacttgaatcagttgaaaagggaccatgagaaaattgttgccaatttaaagagaaaagtagttgcccttgaaggtaaagcggttaggcaggctagagactttGAAACTGAAAGCGGatattgttacaactt ggcaaaaatcacgtgcttacaaggggACACCGACCATGTGAGCCGCGATAGAGAAGCATTTATAGAGTTTCGTCGAGTTCCACCTAGATCAAAACATGTATATGTGGGAAATAATGCAAAGCTTGAAGTCAAAGGGATAGGCACTTTCAGAATGGACATGCGTGGTGGCCGATCTTTGATGTTGCATGACGTCCTATATGTTCCAGAGATTCGACGAAACTTAGTATCTGTGTCTGTTCTTCTAGATTTAGATTTCAATTTGAACTTTAGTCGCAGTGGTCTTAGAATTACTTAA